The Bdellovibrionota bacterium genome has a window encoding:
- a CDS encoding nucleotidyltransferase, whose protein sequence is MAQLENLLRLLNAYKVRYVIIGAAAFVAHGWFRATRDLDLFVANDDENLVRLRKALSEFGYDLSDATTEDFKKYKILFRQYDFPLDIHPMVKGASSFEGVWKRRKASTIGNVLTNFVSLTDLISMKRAAGRPKDRIDLEQLRKLQRKNSKKGKKRSRPRSN, encoded by the coding sequence GTGGCACAGCTCGAAAACCTGCTTCGGTTACTAAACGCCTATAAAGTCCGATACGTCATCATCGGAGCTGCGGCGTTTGTCGCTCATGGATGGTTCCGCGCCACACGCGACTTGGATCTATTTGTGGCGAACGACGATGAGAACCTGGTTCGATTGCGCAAGGCTCTGTCGGAGTTTGGATACGACCTGTCCGACGCTACTACGGAGGATTTTAAGAAATACAAAATCCTTTTTCGGCAGTACGATTTTCCCTTGGATATTCATCCAATGGTTAAGGGAGCTTCCAGCTTTGAAGGGGTGTGGAAGCGTAGAAAGGCATCGACTATCGGAAATGTGCTTACGAATTTCGTCTCGTTGACCGATCTAATCTCGATGAAACGAGCCGCCGGGAGACCGAAGGATCGCATCGACCTTGAGCAATTACGAAAACTGCAGCGAAAAAATTCAAAAAAAGGGAAAAAGAGAAGTCGGCCTCGATCAAACTAG
- a CDS encoding M28 family peptidase — MRPLFRSRARRGFTLLAIALICTASRCAGEETVAVSAIGENAIEYTKVITGIGPRPPGSAGIQKVRDWLSRKVSEQGFALQSDRFQAPTPIGRIEMVNLSYVIPGQQRIRKVLLVAHYDSKRFVGFDFVGANDAASSVALLVALTPEIQKRKLPFDVEIDFVDGEEAIAQWTDADSLYGSRRLGSSLQGRKDIRAAFVVDMVGDADLRLLNEFNSDTNLRAQLKQVVEDLGHSELLDVTPSGMIDDHIPLISAGIPTLHLMDYTYGDTTSPGKYWHTAQDTVDKLSPASLSFVGEVILRMLSRL, encoded by the coding sequence GTGAGACCGCTTTTTCGCTCCCGAGCGCGCAGGGGATTCACGCTTCTGGCCATCGCACTGATCTGCACCGCTTCGCGCTGCGCGGGGGAAGAAACAGTCGCCGTATCGGCCATCGGCGAAAATGCCATCGAATATACGAAGGTGATTACGGGCATCGGGCCGCGTCCTCCAGGCTCGGCGGGAATTCAAAAGGTTCGCGATTGGTTGTCGCGCAAAGTGAGCGAGCAGGGATTCGCGCTTCAATCCGATCGATTCCAGGCTCCCACGCCGATCGGAAGGATCGAAATGGTGAACTTGTCGTACGTCATTCCCGGTCAACAGCGGATTCGAAAGGTTCTTTTGGTCGCCCACTACGACAGCAAACGATTTGTCGGATTTGATTTTGTCGGTGCGAACGACGCCGCATCCTCGGTTGCGCTTCTCGTGGCGCTGACACCCGAGATTCAAAAACGGAAACTCCCGTTTGACGTCGAAATCGACTTCGTGGACGGGGAGGAGGCGATCGCTCAATGGACCGACGCCGACAGTTTGTACGGAAGCCGGCGGCTGGGAAGTTCCTTGCAGGGAAGAAAGGACATCCGGGCGGCCTTCGTCGTGGACATGGTTGGGGACGCGGATCTGCGTCTCCTGAATGAATTCAATTCCGATACGAATTTGCGGGCACAATTAAAGCAGGTGGTGGAGGATCTGGGCCACAGCGAACTTCTGGACGTCACGCCTTCGGGGATGATCGACGATCATATTCCGCTCATCTCCGCAGGTATTCCGACGCTTCACTTGATGGACTATACGTACGGGGATACCACCTCACCCGGAAAATACTGGCACACGGCTCAAGACACGGTCGACAAGCTCTCGCCCGCGAGTCTTTCGTTCGTGGGGGAAGTCATCCTTCGCATGTTATCGAGATTATAA
- a CDS encoding M23 family metallopeptidase — protein MNVQCESCRQSFETPVTEVGRIEYARCKNVFRVRYRFRTPCPHCKQIIQLTPHGSHSALGIPCSIATDEPTEAFNAPPPAISPDDPTLPRTLMPELPNSPPPKVNIKTPEEPPKNLRFRLIESFKGRPAPVHVALRPRKRPPFPFLKILLLVIISVSTILTIGLTILAFQSGKDKAEVIPATPGPEIPPPRENIRPSNPLPQGGPENDSDVVDDSPPPKPVKPTIKSIPGKKTAALYIPKIEKVTSSYGLRRDPFNEDLKFHGGIDIAADDRSEVKAALDGRVTYVGPKGGYGNVVILDHKDGYETLYGHLAKSLVKEGAKIKQGDLLGLVGTTGRTTGPHLHFELRKDGRKVDPLRAKLMARKS, from the coding sequence ATGAACGTTCAATGCGAAAGCTGCCGGCAGAGCTTTGAAACACCGGTAACGGAAGTCGGGCGCATCGAATACGCCCGATGCAAGAACGTCTTTCGCGTGAGGTACCGGTTTCGGACGCCCTGTCCCCACTGCAAACAGATCATTCAGCTGACTCCCCACGGCTCTCATTCCGCTTTGGGAATCCCTTGCAGCATCGCCACGGACGAACCGACCGAGGCGTTCAACGCTCCGCCGCCGGCCATTTCACCGGATGACCCGACGCTGCCGCGAACCTTGATGCCCGAACTCCCGAATTCACCTCCCCCCAAGGTGAACATCAAGACTCCGGAGGAGCCCCCGAAAAATCTTCGTTTTCGGCTCATCGAAAGTTTTAAGGGTCGACCGGCGCCGGTGCACGTCGCTCTTCGGCCGAGAAAACGGCCGCCTTTTCCGTTTCTTAAAATCCTTCTCCTCGTCATTATTTCGGTCAGCACGATTTTGACGATCGGCTTGACGATTCTCGCGTTCCAATCGGGGAAGGACAAAGCGGAGGTGATTCCCGCGACACCCGGGCCGGAAATTCCGCCTCCTCGCGAAAACATTCGGCCATCTAACCCGCTCCCCCAGGGCGGACCCGAAAACGACAGCGACGTCGTGGATGACTCTCCTCCCCCGAAGCCGGTCAAACCGACGATCAAATCGATTCCCGGCAAAAAGACGGCCGCACTTTACATCCCGAAAATCGAGAAAGTGACGTCGAGCTACGGCCTTCGACGCGATCCGTTCAACGAGGACCTGAAATTTCACGGCGGAATCGACATCGCCGCCGACGATCGTTCGGAAGTGAAAGCCGCTCTTGATGGAAGGGTCACGTATGTCGGCCCTAAGGGCGGGTATGGAAACGTCGTGATTCTCGACCACAAGGACGGCTACGAGACGCTTTACGGCCACCTCGCCAAGTCGTTGGTCAAAGAGGGGGCCAAAATAAAACAGGGAGATCTTTTGGGTTTAGTCGGGACGACGGGGAGGACGACAGGGCCCCATTTACATTTCGAGCTTCGTAAGGACGGCAGAAAAGTCGATCCTCTTCGCGCGAAGCTGATGGCCCGGAAGTCCTGA
- a CDS encoding type II toxin-antitoxin system Phd/YefM family antitoxin: MKTVPVSQLKSRLSEYLRKVGQGARFVVTDRGKPIAELAAYGTLSTGADPVKILLHQIEFRGSVRGPLKPGPLSVTPKRPRFHGTPALDLILQDRRNS, from the coding sequence ATGAAAACCGTTCCCGTCAGCCAACTGAAGAGTCGCTTGAGCGAGTATTTGCGAAAGGTCGGCCAAGGAGCCCGGTTTGTCGTAACCGACCGCGGAAAGCCAATCGCCGAGCTGGCGGCATACGGCACGCTGTCGACGGGAGCCGATCCCGTCAAAATTCTCCTGCATCAGATCGAGTTCCGGGGATCGGTGCGCGGCCCGCTGAAGCCGGGCCCGCTTTCGGTGACGCCGAAACGTCCCCGTTTTCACGGCACGCCCGCTTTGGACCTCATTCTCCAAGACCGGCGCAACTCTTGA
- a CDS encoding nucleotidyl transferase AbiEii/AbiGii toxin family protein, whose product MHTEILTVEQLEILDRVSETGGTPFHLAGGTALGLILGHRKSVDFDFFSNAEFDVEELYQEWSRRLPGFRRTRQAPQTLLATWKTVSVSFFRYRYPEIAPLIPTPWKFDLVGLEDIAAMKLEAVGGRGSRKDFIDLYFLLQGHFTLEDAFRFFERKFKGTGYDPYHRLRSLSYFAEADGQPMPEMFMPAEWTKIKDFFSAEVRRMWGKPLQ is encoded by the coding sequence ATGCACACGGAGATCCTCACCGTCGAGCAGCTGGAAATTCTAGACAGAGTATCCGAGACAGGAGGGACGCCGTTTCATTTGGCCGGCGGCACCGCTTTGGGCTTGATCCTCGGGCACCGAAAATCCGTCGACTTTGACTTTTTTTCAAACGCGGAATTCGATGTCGAAGAACTCTATCAGGAATGGAGCCGACGTCTGCCCGGTTTTCGCCGGACACGCCAGGCGCCCCAAACGCTTTTGGCCACATGGAAAACTGTTTCGGTGAGCTTCTTTCGCTATCGATATCCCGAAATCGCCCCTTTGATCCCAACACCGTGGAAGTTCGACCTGGTCGGCTTGGAAGACATCGCCGCCATGAAACTGGAGGCCGTCGGCGGGCGCGGAAGCCGAAAGGATTTCATCGACCTTTATTTTCTTTTGCAGGGGCATTTCACGTTGGAGGACGCGTTTCGCTTCTTCGAGCGGAAATTTAAAGGTACGGGCTACGATCCCTACCATCGACTGCGCAGTCTGTCTTACTTCGCTGAGGCCGACGGCCAGCCGATGCCTGAAATGTTCATGCCGGCGGAATGGACGAAGATTAAGGATTTCTTTTCGGCCGAGGTCCGCCGGATGTGGGGAAAACCGCTTCAGTAA
- a CDS encoding phosphatidylserine decarboxylase family protein, whose amino-acid sequence MRPEGDLPASGYVRVKRIAGICVDGLPFVGVGVLLTILGVLILGKWAGLPLGLLTLWTIWFFRDPERTVPSDPNLVVSPADGKVIDVRRTSYPRLLAGEATRVSVFMSVFNVHVNRSPCSGRVRSVQYNPGKYLAAFAEKASLDNEQCAILIDTDRGLPVMFVQIAGLIARRIVCRLAPGESVNRGERFGLIRFGSRCDIYLPDGADVLVRVGDKVHGGSGVIGRFR is encoded by the coding sequence ATGCGGCCGGAAGGAGACCTTCCGGCTTCCGGGTATGTACGTGTCAAAAGAATCGCGGGAATTTGTGTCGACGGCCTGCCGTTTGTCGGCGTCGGCGTTCTGCTGACGATTCTCGGCGTTTTAATTCTTGGAAAATGGGCGGGATTGCCGTTGGGTCTTCTGACGCTCTGGACGATCTGGTTCTTCCGCGATCCCGAACGGACGGTTCCGTCCGATCCCAATCTCGTCGTTTCGCCCGCGGACGGGAAAGTGATCGACGTCCGGCGGACATCGTATCCGAGGCTACTGGCCGGTGAGGCGACGCGGGTTTCCGTTTTTATGTCGGTGTTCAACGTTCATGTGAATCGGAGCCCCTGTTCCGGAAGGGTGCGAAGCGTGCAATACAACCCGGGCAAATATCTCGCCGCGTTTGCCGAAAAGGCGTCCTTGGACAACGAACAGTGCGCGATCCTCATCGACACCGACCGAGGTTTGCCCGTGATGTTCGTTCAAATCGCGGGCCTCATCGCGCGCCGAATTGTCTGCCGACTGGCCCCGGGAGAGTCGGTGAATCGAGGGGAACGATTCGGCCTGATTCGTTTCGGCTCCCGATGCGACATTTATCTTCCGGACGGCGCGGACGTCCTGGTGCGCGTGGGGGACAAAGTTCATGGCGGCAGCGGCGTCATTGGGAGGTTTCGATGA
- the truA gene encoding tRNA pseudouridine(38-40) synthase TruA — MRRGPRPGPPPGTRRTIRIDVQYEGTAYVGWQRQLKGASIHGLLERALGKIADEKVTLFSAGRTDAGVHARQQVASFSLRTSRTPVEAFVDGTNTLLPPDIRVYRSEEAELLFHAPEAKEKTYRYFFQIGAEPLVFLRNYTWHVRQALDLEAMREATKQLVGTHDFAAFRTRGTETKTTERTVREAVWGSGPLELLYFEITADGFLKQMVRNIVGTLVEVGQGKRKPSDIPDILASKRREKSGVSAPAQGLFLWRVVY, encoded by the coding sequence ATGCGAAGAGGGCCTCGACCCGGTCCGCCTCCTGGTACCCGGCGGACGATTCGGATCGACGTGCAATACGAAGGGACCGCGTACGTCGGCTGGCAGCGGCAGCTGAAGGGGGCGTCGATCCACGGACTTTTGGAAAGGGCGCTCGGCAAGATCGCCGACGAAAAGGTGACGCTTTTTTCCGCCGGCCGGACCGATGCCGGGGTTCATGCCCGGCAACAGGTCGCCAGTTTTTCACTTCGAACGTCGCGTACTCCGGTGGAGGCGTTCGTCGACGGGACCAACACGCTTCTGCCGCCCGATATCCGCGTTTACCGCTCCGAGGAGGCCGAACTTTTGTTTCACGCCCCCGAAGCGAAAGAAAAGACGTATCGCTATTTCTTTCAGATCGGCGCCGAGCCGCTCGTGTTTTTGCGAAACTACACGTGGCACGTTCGCCAGGCCTTGGACCTGGAGGCGATGAGGGAGGCGACCAAACAACTGGTCGGGACACACGACTTTGCCGCGTTCAGGACACGGGGAACGGAGACCAAAACCACGGAAAGGACTGTTCGAGAAGCAGTGTGGGGGAGCGGGCCGTTGGAGCTTCTCTATTTTGAGATCACGGCCGACGGTTTCTTAAAGCAGATGGTTCGGAACATCGTGGGAACATTGGTCGAAGTAGGGCAGGGGAAGCGAAAACCTTCGGACATTCCTGATATCCTCGCCTCCAAAAGGAGAGAGAAGAGCGGCGTTTCCGCCCCGGCTCAGGGACTCTTTCTCTGGCGCGTGGTCTATTAA
- a CDS encoding Fur family transcriptional regulator, with protein MRRWMDDFERYLSVQGLRHSKRREQVARVFFSMSKHVGIEELYGAVQRVNPKIGIATVYRTLNLLVAANLAARRNFETGATTYEKIPKEHHDHLICTSCGKIVEFQRPEIEKLQDEVAEQYGYELRSHKMELYGLCQSCGAKTKKGEERHATA; from the coding sequence ATGCGGCGCTGGATGGATGATTTTGAAAGGTACCTCTCGGTTCAAGGGCTCCGGCACTCGAAAAGGCGGGAGCAGGTGGCGCGCGTGTTCTTTTCAATGTCGAAGCATGTGGGCATCGAGGAGCTGTACGGGGCCGTCCAGCGCGTCAATCCCAAGATCGGTATTGCCACTGTCTACCGCACACTCAATCTCTTGGTGGCGGCCAATTTGGCGGCGCGGCGTAACTTCGAAACCGGGGCGACGACGTACGAAAAAATTCCCAAAGAGCACCACGATCATTTGATTTGCACTTCCTGCGGCAAGATTGTGGAGTTCCAGAGGCCCGAAATCGAAAAGCTTCAGGATGAGGTGGCCGAACAGTACGGCTACGAACTTCGGTCCCACAAAATGGAGCTGTACGGCCTCTGTCAAAGTTGCGGGGCCAAAACCAAAAAAGGAGAGGAAAGGCATGCGACGGCGTAA
- a CDS encoding aspartate-semialdehyde dehydrogenase translates to MARSAAKSFVFSVVGATGVVGREMVSLLSSRKFPLKALRLAASERSQNQTVEFNGEEIAVRRLAPELFAGSDFVFFTAGAAVSREFVPVAARAGALVIDNTSAFRMDADVPLAVPEVNAHTLDQVPERRIVSVPNCAAIQMAVALGPLHEHALIRRIVVSTFQSTSGAGRRAMEELSRQVTDLFNYRETKNEVFPERIAFNLIPHIGDFAESGETGEEIKICEETKKILGDSSIGVSVTAVRVPTFHGHAVSINVETKKSVTPEEARAVLSKAKSIRLIDDRNSRRYPVLADAVGQDTVCVGRIRADSSRKNCLNLWVVADNLRKGAALNAIQIAEHFVAKELI, encoded by the coding sequence ATGGCTAGAAGCGCGGCCAAGAGCTTCGTTTTTTCGGTCGTCGGCGCCACGGGTGTGGTGGGGCGAGAGATGGTTTCGCTTCTCTCCTCACGAAAATTTCCTTTAAAAGCATTGCGCCTGGCCGCATCCGAGCGCTCCCAAAACCAGACGGTCGAATTCAACGGCGAAGAAATTGCGGTGCGCCGCCTGGCTCCAGAACTGTTCGCCGGAAGCGATTTCGTGTTTTTCACGGCCGGAGCGGCCGTGAGCCGGGAATTCGTTCCGGTGGCCGCCCGCGCGGGCGCTCTCGTCATCGACAACACGAGCGCCTTTCGAATGGATGCCGACGTTCCTTTGGCGGTGCCCGAGGTGAACGCTCACACGTTGGACCAAGTCCCCGAACGACGCATCGTTTCGGTGCCGAATTGCGCGGCGATTCAAATGGCGGTCGCTCTGGGTCCTCTTCACGAGCACGCGCTCATCCGTCGGATCGTCGTCTCCACGTTTCAATCCACGTCGGGGGCCGGACGAAGGGCCATGGAAGAGCTTTCGCGGCAGGTCACGGATCTTTTTAATTATCGTGAAACGAAGAATGAGGTTTTTCCGGAACGGATCGCATTCAATCTGATCCCGCACATCGGGGATTTTGCGGAGAGCGGGGAGACGGGGGAAGAGATCAAGATCTGCGAGGAGACGAAGAAGATTTTGGGGGACAGCTCGATCGGCGTCTCGGTTACGGCCGTACGCGTGCCGACGTTCCACGGCCATGCCGTTTCCATCAACGTCGAGACGAAAAAGAGCGTCACGCCCGAAGAGGCCCGCGCGGTTTTGTCCAAAGCGAAAAGCATTCGCTTGATCGACGACAGGAACTCCCGCCGGTACCCGGTTTTGGCCGATGCCGTCGGCCAGGACACCGTCTGTGTCGGCCGAATTCGCGCCGATTCGTCGCGCAAAAACTGCCTGAATTTATGGGTGGTTGCGGACAACCTCCGCAAGGGCGCCGCGCTCAACGCGATTCAGATCGCCGAGCATTTTGTCGCGAAAGAATTGATTTAA
- the proC gene encoding pyrroline-5-carboxylate reductase — translation MLKQKKIGIIGSGNMARALVSGLLNGNHASKSNICSSDHRETKVRTLAKEFGIFTTTDNSEVVTRSDIIVLAVKPQALEKVLREVGAKVTSKKLVVSMAAGVPIESIEKKLPKGSRIVRVMPNVAALVGAGAAALAVGEHASEEDLALARALFEAVGITVVVEEVQLDAVTGLSGSGPAYIFLVIESLADAGVKVGLSRDIALSLAAQTVLGAAKLLIETGEHPGRLKDMVTSPGGTAIAGIHTLEEGGLRTTLINAVERATIRSRELGALFNVK, via the coding sequence ATGCTCAAACAGAAAAAGATCGGCATTATCGGTTCCGGCAACATGGCTCGGGCACTGGTCTCCGGACTGCTGAACGGAAATCACGCGTCTAAATCCAACATTTGTTCATCCGATCATCGGGAGACGAAAGTAAGAACGTTGGCGAAGGAATTCGGAATTTTCACGACGACCGACAACAGCGAGGTCGTCACACGCTCCGACATCATCGTTCTGGCAGTGAAGCCGCAAGCGCTGGAAAAAGTTCTCCGGGAAGTTGGAGCGAAAGTGACTTCCAAAAAATTGGTCGTGTCGATGGCGGCGGGCGTGCCGATCGAATCGATTGAGAAGAAATTGCCCAAAGGCTCCCGGATCGTCCGCGTGATGCCCAACGTGGCGGCCTTGGTCGGGGCGGGCGCCGCGGCGCTGGCCGTCGGCGAGCATGCTTCGGAAGAGGATCTGGCCCTGGCACGGGCGCTGTTTGAGGCCGTCGGAATCACCGTGGTCGTGGAAGAAGTGCAGCTCGACGCCGTCACGGGCCTGTCCGGAAGCGGGCCGGCCTATATCTTTCTGGTGATCGAATCGCTCGCGGACGCCGGCGTCAAAGTCGGCCTCTCGCGCGACATCGCGCTGAGTCTTGCGGCGCAGACCGTTCTTGGAGCGGCCAAATTGCTGATTGAAACCGGCGAACATCCCGGGCGATTGAAAGACATGGTGACTTCGCCCGGCGGCACCGCCATCGCGGGAATTCACACGCTGGAAGAGGGAGGTCTTCGCACCACGCTGATCAACGCCGTCGAACGCGCCACGATCCGCTCGCGCGAGCTGGGCGCATTATTCAACGTGAAATAG
- a CDS encoding type II toxin-antitoxin system VapC family toxin, giving the protein MIFIDSSSFIKHYVAEEGTAEVNALLSSSSEIFVAWLSLSECLAALARLERQKLLTREEFGVTKKNFLEDWERLRIVRETAELEPIVIRLIGKHPLRGADAVQLASAVYLREYDLPVTFVCSDRQLANMALEEGFKTETPGAA; this is encoded by the coding sequence TTGATCTTCATCGATTCCAGCAGCTTCATTAAGCACTATGTTGCCGAAGAAGGCACGGCGGAAGTCAACGCGCTCTTGTCGAGCAGTTCCGAAATCTTCGTCGCCTGGCTTTCCCTTTCCGAATGCCTGGCGGCGCTTGCGCGCCTGGAACGACAGAAACTCCTCACACGTGAGGAGTTCGGCGTAACAAAGAAGAATTTCTTGGAGGATTGGGAGCGGCTTCGCATTGTTCGCGAAACCGCCGAACTCGAGCCGATTGTCATCCGATTGATCGGAAAACATCCACTTCGAGGAGCGGACGCGGTCCAGCTGGCGTCCGCCGTCTACCTTCGGGAATACGATCTCCCGGTAACGTTTGTCTGTTCCGACCGGCAGCTCGCGAACATGGCGCTGGAAGAAGGATTTAAGACTGAAACGCCCGGCGCGGCGTGA
- the pssA gene encoding CDP-diacylglycerol--serine O-phosphatidyltransferase, translated as MSDLSQGVYMLPNLFTTASLMCGFYAVINAINLGLAGRQDFSECAWAILLAAMFDGLDGRVARRTRTASRFGTEYDSLSDLVSFGVAPAVVLHIWALGSMGRIGWLGSFLYLACGALRLARFNVQSGSVEKKFFQGLPIPMAAMMVSAAILIWEGKLKGDTTLFFEDDVYVYLLVMTFSLAGLMVSSIPYRSFKTLHLTDRRPFYSLVLVVMGLMIWVTKPWWMLFFLGCAYLLSGPIEQYVLPRPVRAFERAKRRHRVRKALDRLDSLASGPLPTPPGTKSEDEATGENVRPLRRS; from the coding sequence ATGAGTGATCTAAGCCAGGGCGTTTACATGCTCCCCAATCTTTTTACGACGGCAAGTCTGATGTGCGGTTTCTACGCCGTGATCAACGCGATCAACCTCGGGCTTGCGGGGAGGCAGGATTTTTCGGAGTGCGCGTGGGCGATTCTCTTGGCGGCCATGTTCGACGGCCTGGACGGCCGCGTTGCGAGGCGGACGCGAACCGCTTCACGGTTCGGGACCGAATATGATTCCCTCTCCGATCTTGTCTCCTTCGGCGTCGCCCCGGCCGTGGTTCTTCACATTTGGGCGCTCGGTTCCATGGGGCGCATCGGCTGGCTCGGGTCATTTCTTTACCTCGCGTGCGGAGCCCTGCGTTTGGCCCGGTTCAACGTGCAATCCGGCAGCGTGGAGAAAAAATTCTTTCAGGGTTTGCCCATTCCGATGGCGGCCATGATGGTCTCGGCGGCCATTTTGATTTGGGAAGGCAAACTGAAAGGCGACACCACGCTTTTCTTTGAAGACGACGTGTACGTTTATCTCCTGGTGATGACGTTTTCGCTGGCCGGCCTCATGGTCAGCTCGATTCCTTACCGAAGCTTTAAGACACTGCACCTTACGGATCGCCGCCCGTTCTATAGCCTGGTGCTTGTGGTGATGGGTCTCATGATCTGGGTGACGAAGCCTTGGTGGATGCTCTTCTTTTTGGGCTGCGCGTATCTCTTGTCCGGGCCGATCGAACAATACGTATTGCCGCGGCCTGTGCGGGCGTTCGAGCGCGCCAAGCGCCGCCACCGCGTCCGAAAAGCGCTGGATCGCTTGGATTCCCTCGCTTCGGGACCGTTACCGACGCCTCCTGGCACCAAATCCGAGGATGAAGCGACGGGAGAAAACGTCCGTCCGCTCCGGCGGTCGTGA
- a CDS encoding FMN-binding protein yields the protein MGQWILFLALTQVFLAPRVIGAEAEPTPTEEEIGKEQILLTEDQALKETFPEAARFENDTKEISPEIRRNVEQKIGHPFEEQTLVFHRAVDKNGSLFGYGLVMNEKGKYRPITILVAITPELAVKEIAVMVYRESRGGEVSRKRFLRQFEGKSPNDPIRIHRDIIHISGATISSDSVAVATRRALIFTREFYGPVRVIHP from the coding sequence ATGGGACAGTGGATCTTGTTTCTTGCGCTGACCCAGGTGTTTCTTGCGCCGCGAGTGATCGGCGCCGAGGCGGAGCCGACACCGACGGAGGAAGAGATCGGAAAGGAACAGATTCTTCTTACCGAGGACCAAGCATTGAAGGAGACCTTTCCCGAAGCCGCCCGGTTCGAAAACGACACGAAAGAGATTTCACCGGAAATTCGACGGAACGTAGAACAGAAGATCGGTCACCCGTTTGAAGAGCAGACGCTGGTTTTTCATCGGGCCGTCGACAAGAATGGCTCCCTGTTCGGGTACGGACTCGTGATGAACGAAAAAGGGAAGTACCGGCCGATCACGATCTTGGTCGCGATCACGCCGGAGTTGGCCGTGAAAGAAATAGCGGTAATGGTCTATCGCGAATCGCGCGGCGGCGAAGTCAGCCGTAAGCGGTTCTTGCGCCAGTTCGAGGGAAAGTCGCCGAACGATCCGATTCGGATTCATCGGGACATCATTCACATTTCGGGCGCGACGATCTCCTCGGATTCCGTCGCGGTGGCGACACGGCGCGCGCTGATATTCACCCGTGAGTTCTACGGACCGGTGAGGGTAATCCATCCATGA
- a CDS encoding YdcH family protein yields the protein MSAELVRSDHDRDPVVSELLEKNDEFRKLFKDHRSLDEQLEEMDRRPYLTPEEQVERKRLQVMKLHRKDRMAEILRHHAVR from the coding sequence ATGAGCGCAGAATTAGTGCGTTCCGATCACGATCGGGATCCAGTGGTCAGTGAACTTCTTGAGAAGAATGATGAATTCCGGAAACTCTTCAAAGACCACCGCTCCCTGGACGAGCAACTCGAGGAAATGGACCGGCGTCCGTACTTGACGCCCGAGGAACAGGTGGAGCGCAAACGGCTCCAAGTCATGAAACTGCATCGGAAGGATCGAATGGCGGAGATTCTTCGCCATCACGCCGTAAGGTAA